TAATCCAACCCTCCGGCAATCGGCACAGCCGGTTTACGAACCTTTACGGAAACACCAATAATTTGATCAAACTCTAATAAAATGCTGTCACCAACATTTGCCGCTAACGCTTCCATCAAACAAAATCTTTTATTTTCCACAATATCTTTAATTAAATTGTAAATTTCCACATAATTTACAGCATCACTTAAATCATCACTTAACGCCGCTTTATCAAAATCAACTTCCATTTGTACATCTAGATAATAACGTTGCCCTAATTCTCTTTCATGCTCAAAAGCACCATGAAATCCGTAAAACATTAAGTTTTTTAATAAAATATTATTTTTCATATAATTCACTCTCCATAATTATATCTGTCATTTTTATTGCTCTTGTTACCGCCTTAACATCATGTACTCTTAAAATTTGCACCCCCTTAGTTTTACCTAAAACAGCCGTGGCAATTGTGCCTTCAACTCTTTCATCCACTTCTACCCCTAAGGTCTCGCCAATAAATCTTTTTCGGGATGTTCCCAGTAAAATCGGACATCCCAAAGCTTGTAATCTTTCTAACTTTGCCATTAGATATAGATTTTGTTTTGTATCTTTACCAAAACCTATTCCTGGATCAATAATAATATTTTCTTGTTTTATTCCAGCTTTTAA
The nucleotide sequence above comes from Negativicutes bacterium. Encoded proteins:
- the folB gene encoding dihydroneopterin aldolase: MKNNILLKNLMFYGFHGAFEHERELGQRYYLDVQMEVDFDKAALSDDLSDAVNYVEIYNLIKDIVENKRFCLMEALAANVGDSILLEFDQIIGVSVKVRKPAVPIAGGLDYVQIEVLRRRS